Proteins from one Paenibacillus amylolyticus genomic window:
- the map gene encoding type I methionyl aminopeptidase, whose protein sequence is MITLKTKEQIEYMKKAGEILAACHREIAKMIRPGITTQEIDQFAEAFMKKNGATPEQKGYNGYQYATCASVNDVICHGFPGKYALKDGDIVTIDMVVNLNGWLADSAWSYAVGEVTPEAQHLLDVTKNSLYKGIELAVVGNRIGDISNAIQVYAEGEGLSVVREFIGHGIGEKMHEEPQVPHYGPPHRGPRLKEGMVITIEPMLNIGTYRSKLDSDGWTARTMDGSLSAQYEHTIAITADGPVILTAQ, encoded by the coding sequence ATGATTACATTGAAGACCAAGGAACAGATTGAATATATGAAAAAAGCCGGAGAAATTCTCGCCGCATGCCATAGAGAAATTGCCAAGATGATTCGTCCAGGCATTACGACACAGGAGATTGACCAGTTTGCAGAGGCTTTTATGAAGAAAAATGGCGCTACGCCGGAACAAAAGGGGTACAACGGATACCAATATGCGACATGTGCGTCGGTTAATGATGTGATCTGTCACGGATTTCCGGGAAAATATGCACTTAAAGACGGCGATATCGTGACCATCGACATGGTGGTTAATCTGAATGGCTGGTTGGCCGATTCGGCCTGGTCGTATGCCGTAGGTGAAGTGACTCCAGAAGCACAGCATCTGCTGGATGTAACCAAGAACTCTCTGTACAAAGGCATTGAACTTGCCGTAGTAGGCAACCGAATCGGAGATATCTCCAATGCCATTCAAGTCTATGCAGAGGGTGAGGGTCTGTCGGTTGTACGTGAGTTTATCGGACACGGCATTGGCGAGAAGATGCATGAGGAACCGCAAGTCCCTCACTATGGTCCGCCACATCGGGGTCCACGTCTCAAGGAAGGCATGGTTATTACGATTGAACCGATGCTGAACATCGGTACGTATCGCAGCAAGCTGGATTCGGATGGATGGACTGCGCGTACCATGGATGGAAGTCTGTCTGCACAGTATGAACATACGATTGCGATCACGGCAGACGGTCCTGTGATTTTGACAGCACAATAA
- a CDS encoding protein kinase produces the protein MELRRSWQRLLGLWMDRPRREGTTLAERYTIQKLLGMGSYGLTYLCIDEQSGREVALKESKPSKGRLAVNLLEREADVMKHLRHPAIPDLLNVFTSGRRSYIVTEYIRGQTIEDCIFEQGLRYTEQECLELAGQLLAPVAYVHEQGYIHGDVRIPNVILREGMVHLIDFGLARRLGEPLLPELKRRMREVPEPEDEPATPDHDLQDIGHLLLFMLYSAYEPEKGREPASWQEELKLTPELHQMLERLLGLRPGYEGGAMELVAEMERVLLKVR, from the coding sequence GTGGAGCTGCGACGAAGTTGGCAAAGATTGCTCGGACTGTGGATGGACCGTCCTCGGCGTGAGGGGACGACCCTTGCTGAGCGTTACACAATACAGAAATTGCTGGGCATGGGGAGCTATGGGCTGACATACCTGTGTATAGATGAGCAGAGCGGCAGGGAAGTGGCGTTGAAGGAGTCCAAGCCAAGCAAGGGAAGACTCGCGGTGAACCTGCTGGAGCGGGAGGCGGACGTGATGAAACATCTGCGTCATCCAGCGATTCCTGATCTATTGAATGTGTTCACATCCGGTAGACGAAGTTACATCGTTACCGAGTATATTCGTGGACAGACCATTGAAGATTGCATATTTGAGCAGGGTCTTCGATATACGGAGCAGGAATGTCTGGAATTGGCAGGTCAACTGCTGGCTCCGGTGGCTTATGTGCATGAGCAGGGATATATTCATGGCGATGTACGGATTCCTAATGTTATTTTACGTGAAGGGATGGTGCATCTGATTGACTTTGGCCTGGCGAGACGCTTGGGGGAGCCGTTGTTGCCGGAGCTGAAGCGACGTATGCGTGAAGTGCCTGAGCCTGAGGATGAACCGGCTACACCGGATCATGATCTCCAGGATATCGGTCACTTGCTTCTATTTATGCTGTATTCCGCCTATGAGCCAGAGAAGGGCCGAGAACCCGCCAGCTGGCAGGAGGAATTGAAGCTAACGCCGGAATTGCACCAGATGCTGGAACGACTTCTTGGACTTCGTCCGGGTTATGAAGGCGGAGCGATGGAGTTAGTGGCAGAGATGGAGCGTGTGTTGTTGAAGGTAAGATGA
- a CDS encoding L-lactate dehydrogenase, translated as MLGKSGKVAVIGAGLVGSSCAYSMINQSICREIMMVDRTYDRAVAQALDFSHCMDFTHNRTKVYAGTYADCGNMDVIILTAGANPKPGQTRLDILEEAESIAKDIVVPIMNSGFNGIFVVAANPVDIVTYMVWKLSGLPREHVIGTGTSIDSSRLKTLLSEVFSIDPRSVHGYALGEHGESQFVAWSHVTIGGKPILHILDQHKERFKHLDLDDIARKTKDAGWEIFTRKGSTQFGIGNALAHITRSILNDEHKIIAVSAILDGEYEQHNVCVGVPAIIGGGGIQEIIELHLDEAERQKFNNSCEILSGNINRLTLA; from the coding sequence GTGTTAGGCAAATCAGGTAAAGTAGCGGTGATCGGTGCGGGTCTTGTCGGTTCAAGTTGTGCGTATTCCATGATTAATCAATCCATATGCAGGGAAATTATGATGGTCGACCGGACGTATGACCGTGCCGTAGCCCAGGCACTGGATTTTTCCCATTGTATGGACTTCACACATAACCGCACCAAAGTATATGCAGGCACGTACGCGGATTGCGGTAATATGGATGTCATCATTCTGACTGCCGGGGCCAATCCCAAGCCAGGACAGACACGGCTGGATATTCTGGAGGAAGCGGAATCCATCGCCAAAGATATTGTGGTTCCGATCATGAACAGTGGATTTAACGGGATTTTTGTCGTCGCTGCGAATCCGGTTGACATAGTAACTTATATGGTATGGAAATTATCCGGTCTTCCGCGTGAGCATGTTATCGGCACAGGAACGTCCATTGACTCTTCACGGCTCAAAACGCTGCTGTCTGAAGTCTTCTCCATCGATCCGCGCAGTGTGCATGGTTATGCTCTCGGGGAGCATGGAGAATCCCAGTTCGTAGCCTGGTCACATGTGACCATCGGCGGCAAACCGATTCTGCACATTTTGGATCAGCACAAGGAGCGCTTCAAACATCTGGATCTGGACGATATTGCACGCAAAACGAAAGATGCCGGCTGGGAAATCTTTACCCGCAAAGGCTCCACTCAATTCGGAATCGGCAATGCCCTCGCGCATATTACCCGTTCAATTCTCAATGATGAACACAAGATCATCGCTGTATCGGCTATTCTCGATGGAGAGTATGAGCAGCACAACGTCTGCGTCGGTGTTCCTGCCATTATCGGTGGAGGCGGCATTCAGGAGATTATCGAATTGCATCTGGATGAGGCGGAACGCCAGAAGTTCAATAACTCCTGTGAGATTCTATCCGGTAATATCAATCGTCTGACTTTGGCATAA